In Candidatus Limnocylindria bacterium, the following proteins share a genomic window:
- a CDS encoding ABC transporter ATP-binding protein: MTLAVRDLHAYYGESHVLQGVSLDVADGESVALLGRNGAGKTTTINAIVGFVRPRGGTVRVGDRDVTAKAPHHVAAAGVALVPQGRRVFADLTVLENLTIAARSNGGEWDLARVVQLFPSLQRRLGNRGDELSGGEQQMVAIGRALLRDPVLLLLDEPSEGLAPKLVTEVGDALVRLRESGLALLLVEQNLALATRVAQRVYVMNKGTIVFSGTPAELAAAGDVEARYLGV, translated from the coding sequence ATGACGCTCGCGGTGCGCGACCTGCACGCCTACTACGGCGAGAGTCATGTCCTGCAAGGTGTGTCGCTCGACGTTGCGGACGGCGAGTCCGTCGCGCTGCTCGGCCGGAACGGCGCGGGGAAGACCACGACCATCAACGCGATCGTCGGGTTCGTCCGCCCGCGCGGCGGCACCGTCCGTGTCGGCGACCGCGACGTCACCGCGAAAGCGCCGCACCACGTCGCGGCCGCCGGTGTCGCGCTCGTCCCGCAGGGTCGGCGCGTGTTCGCCGACCTCACCGTCCTCGAGAACCTCACCATCGCGGCGCGCTCGAACGGAGGTGAATGGGATCTCGCGCGAGTTGTACAGCTGTTCCCGTCGCTCCAGCGGCGTCTGGGCAATCGCGGAGACGAGCTCTCGGGCGGCGAGCAGCAGATGGTCGCGATCGGGCGGGCCCTCCTTCGGGACCCGGTCCTGCTTCTGCTCGACGAGCCGTCGGAAGGCCTCGCGCCGAAGCTCGTCACCGAGGTCGGTGACGCGCTGGTCCGTCTGCGCGAGAGCGGACTCGCGCTCCTGCTCGTCGAGCAGAATCTCGCGCTCGCGACGCGCGTGGCGCAGCGCGTCTACGTGATGAACAAGGGCACCATCGTCTTCTCGGGCACGCCGGCCGAGCTAGCGGCAGCGGGCGATGTCGAAGCCAGGTACCTGGGGGTCTGA
- a CDS encoding ABC transporter ATP-binding protein gives MIETSELRREFGGIKALAGVSLKVAEGERRAIIGPNGAGKTTLFNVLTGELEPTSGEVRLAGENVTGRRPHELARRGVARMYQRNELFDPLSARDNVAIAVAAAAGPYRPFTSPPKSERVAADDLLERVGLGARAATPAHALSHGERRQLELAVALARRPRVLLLDEPTAGMSPAETGRITELIASLDRSLTLVIVEHDMDVVFRLAERITVLHEGRVIAEGTPVQVRGDTLVNEVYLGKVVA, from the coding sequence ATGATCGAGACGAGCGAGCTTCGCCGCGAATTCGGCGGCATCAAGGCGCTCGCCGGCGTGTCCCTGAAGGTCGCCGAGGGCGAGCGGCGCGCGATCATCGGTCCGAACGGCGCGGGGAAGACGACGCTGTTCAACGTGCTGACCGGCGAGCTCGAGCCCACCTCGGGTGAGGTGCGGCTCGCCGGTGAGAACGTGACGGGCCGGCGGCCGCACGAACTGGCACGTCGCGGCGTCGCGCGCATGTATCAACGGAACGAGCTCTTCGATCCGCTTTCGGCGCGCGACAACGTTGCGATCGCCGTCGCCGCAGCTGCCGGTCCGTACCGTCCGTTCACGTCTCCACCGAAGAGCGAACGCGTCGCGGCCGACGACCTCTTGGAACGCGTGGGCCTCGGCGCGCGCGCTGCGACACCGGCTCACGCGCTCTCGCACGGCGAGCGGCGGCAGCTCGAGCTCGCGGTCGCGCTCGCGCGGCGCCCGCGCGTGCTGCTTCTTGACGAGCCGACGGCCGGCATGTCCCCGGCCGAGACCGGCCGCATCACCGAGCTCATCGCATCGCTCGATCGGTCGCTCACGCTCGTCATCGTCGAGCACGACATGGACGTCGTGTTCCGGCTCGCCGAGCGCATCACCGTCCTTCACGAGGGCCGCGTCATCGCCGAAGGCACGCCGGTGCAGGTCCGTGGAGATACGCTCGTGAACGAGGTCTACCTCGGGAAGGTGGTCGCATGA
- a CDS encoding branched-chain amino acid ABC transporter permease produces MSGVFARVRILPLLAVFAAAALLVTFPIWSAPWEGSRYATSILRDMLVLAILALSLDLLVGSAGMPSLGQSAYFGAGAYAAAIAGQRLGSDDLLLGLGAAILVSSLLALAIGAVAVRAAGIFFLMLTLAFAQMVFAVAFQAVDITGGSNGFSGVRRPMLFGLDFNGPDALFHLVAVIFLVVLLIVWRIRSSTYGRALVGLRENERRMRALGYDTTRLKLSAFVLAGAIAGVGGALQAYSLRFVSTNDVGVARSVEAFVSVLIGGASSLLGPVVGAIVVLFIERVMPSYIAFAETVLGLVFIIFVLAARQGIVGLARVAYARARA; encoded by the coding sequence TTGAGCGGCGTCTTCGCCCGCGTGCGCATCTTGCCTCTTCTCGCCGTGTTCGCCGCCGCGGCGCTGCTGGTCACCTTCCCGATCTGGTCGGCGCCGTGGGAGGGATCGCGCTACGCGACGAGCATCCTGCGCGACATGCTCGTGCTCGCGATCCTCGCGCTCTCGCTCGACCTGCTCGTCGGCTCCGCGGGCATGCCATCCCTCGGACAGTCGGCGTATTTCGGTGCCGGCGCGTATGCCGCGGCGATCGCCGGGCAGCGTCTCGGCAGCGACGACCTGCTCCTCGGCCTCGGTGCGGCGATCCTCGTCTCATCGCTGCTCGCGCTCGCGATCGGCGCCGTGGCTGTCCGGGCCGCGGGGATCTTCTTCCTCATGCTCACGCTCGCCTTCGCGCAGATGGTCTTCGCTGTCGCGTTCCAAGCCGTCGACATCACCGGAGGATCGAATGGCTTCTCCGGCGTGCGCCGGCCGATGCTCTTCGGCCTCGACTTCAACGGACCCGACGCCCTCTTCCATCTCGTCGCGGTCATCTTCCTCGTCGTGCTCCTCATCGTGTGGCGCATCCGCTCGTCCACCTACGGCCGGGCCCTCGTCGGTTTGCGTGAGAACGAGCGGCGTATGCGCGCGCTCGGCTACGACACCACGCGCCTCAAGCTCTCTGCATTCGTGCTCGCCGGTGCGATCGCCGGCGTCGGCGGTGCGCTGCAGGCGTACTCGCTCCGCTTCGTGTCGACGAACGACGTTGGGGTCGCGAGATCGGTGGAGGCGTTCGTGTCGGTCCTCATCGGCGGGGCGAGCTCGCTTCTCGGGCCAGTGGTGGGAGCGATCGTCGTGCTGTTCATCGAACGGGTGATGCCGTCGTACATCGCGTTCGCCGAAACAGTGCTCGGCCTGGTGTTCATCATCTTCGTGCTCGCGGCCCGGCAGGGGATCGTCGGCCTGGCCCGCGTCGCGTACGCGCGGGCGCGCGCATGA
- a CDS encoding ABC transporter permease — protein MLRLLRSEVYRLRRRWMPWILLLLIILAGAGFYVLVYVSAQAQLQAVRSGAIPRQPGAEEAMNEVLREMRPDRIQTFGVSLVSGLGSVMLIVFAASHVGAEFGWGTLRTLLAHGAGRSTFLGAKLLSIALFAVLFMFLGVVAAIVGSYVATTIAAADPSGLDLGAIANAAARGYYTFLPYLALAALIALWVRSAGAGIAAGLVVYFTEGVVAQLLVSLNREFANIVNYGLSRNVSALTRLAVTTSASPDPGFGTLPSQGQAAIVLTAYIVLFVALALWRLRTRDVTLG, from the coding sequence ATGCTCCGGCTCCTTCGTAGCGAGGTCTACCGGCTGCGGCGCCGCTGGATGCCGTGGATCCTCTTGCTGCTCATCATCCTGGCGGGCGCCGGGTTCTACGTCTTGGTCTATGTGAGCGCGCAGGCGCAACTGCAGGCCGTGCGCAGCGGCGCCATTCCTCGGCAGCCCGGCGCCGAGGAAGCGATGAACGAAGTGCTGCGAGAGATGCGCCCGGACCGCATTCAGACGTTCGGCGTTTCGCTCGTGAGCGGCCTCGGCAGCGTCATGCTCATCGTGTTCGCGGCGAGTCATGTTGGCGCGGAGTTCGGCTGGGGCACTCTCCGCACCCTGCTCGCACACGGCGCGGGCCGCTCGACATTCCTCGGCGCGAAGCTCCTGTCGATCGCGCTGTTTGCCGTGCTGTTCATGTTCCTCGGCGTCGTGGCGGCGATCGTCGGAAGCTACGTCGCAACGACCATCGCGGCCGCAGACCCGAGCGGACTTGACCTCGGTGCGATCGCGAACGCCGCGGCGCGCGGGTACTACACGTTCCTGCCGTACTTGGCGCTTGCGGCACTCATCGCGCTCTGGGTGCGCTCCGCCGGCGCGGGGATCGCGGCGGGCTTGGTCGTCTACTTCACTGAAGGTGTCGTCGCGCAGCTGCTCGTGTCGCTCAATCGGGAGTTCGCCAACATCGTGAACTACGGCCTGAGCCGGAACGTGAGCGCGCTGACACGATTAGCTGTCACAACGAGCGCCTCTCCCGATCCGGGGTTCGGCACTCTGCCGAGTCAGGGACAAGCCGCGATCGTACTCACCGCCTACATCGTCCTGTTCGTGGCGCTCGCTCTTTGGCGACTGCGGACCCGCGACGTCACGCTTGGCTGA
- a CDS encoding nucleoside deaminase, producing MQPTLDPRTLPGAGDDMPLMDEALAEARAAAAHDDVPIGAVIVRGGTVIARGHNRREVEHDPTAHAEVIALRAAGITLGRWRLSDTALYATVEPCAMCAGAIVLARVPLVVFGAPDDKAGAVVSVAQLFEEPKLNHHPKWRLGVRRAESEALLREFFSTHRGVPSA from the coding sequence ATGCAGCCCACGCTCGATCCGCGTACGTTGCCCGGCGCCGGCGACGACATGCCGCTCATGGATGAGGCGCTGGCCGAGGCGCGTGCCGCGGCCGCGCACGATGACGTGCCGATCGGCGCGGTGATCGTCCGTGGCGGCACGGTCATCGCGCGCGGGCACAACCGCCGCGAGGTCGAACACGATCCAACGGCGCACGCCGAGGTCATCGCGCTACGCGCGGCCGGCATCACCCTCGGCCGATGGCGACTCAGCGACACGGCGCTGTACGCCACGGTCGAGCCGTGCGCGATGTGCGCCGGCGCGATCGTGCTCGCGCGCGTGCCGCTCGTGGTATTCGGCGCGCCGGACGACAAAGCCGGAGCCGTGGTCTCGGTGGCGCAGCTGTTCGAGGAGCCCAAGCTGAATCACCATCCGAAGTGGCGGCTCGGTGTGCGCCGCGCCGAGAGCGAGGCATTGCTGCGCGAGTTCTTCTCGACTCATCGCGGTGTGCCGTCCGCGTGA
- a CDS encoding branched-chain amino acid ABC transporter permease codes for MTPETAVVQALNGISFGALLFILAAGLSLIFGMMDVVNLAHGAFYMLGAYITLSVVQRTGQFWLALVLAPVLIGALGLLMEPLLLRRLRGRHLDQVLLTIGVSLVIADLIGLTWGREIRSVPFPAGLDHAITILGGDYPVYRLFVIAFGAALAVVLAIVHRRTRVGALIRAGVQDAPMLAALGVDIDRLFAVTFAIGAALAGLAGVIAAPVFGIYPGMDVDYLIYSLVVVVVGGLGTLSGAVAGSALIGPADTFGKVLVPQFALALIFAIMALVLLLRPTGLLGRIRIAR; via the coding sequence ATGACTCCCGAGACGGCGGTCGTGCAGGCGCTGAACGGGATCTCGTTCGGCGCCTTGCTCTTCATACTGGCCGCGGGCCTCTCGCTCATCTTCGGGATGATGGACGTCGTCAACCTCGCGCACGGCGCGTTCTACATGCTCGGCGCGTACATCACGCTCAGCGTCGTGCAGCGGACCGGACAGTTCTGGCTCGCGCTCGTGCTTGCACCAGTCCTCATCGGAGCGCTCGGACTGCTCATGGAGCCGCTGTTGCTCCGGCGCTTACGCGGTCGGCATCTGGATCAGGTCCTTCTGACCATCGGCGTGTCGCTTGTGATCGCCGACCTCATCGGCCTCACCTGGGGTCGCGAGATCCGCTCGGTCCCGTTCCCGGCCGGACTCGATCACGCGATCACGATCCTGGGCGGTGACTACCCGGTGTACCGGCTCTTCGTGATCGCCTTCGGCGCCGCGCTCGCTGTCGTCCTTGCGATCGTGCACCGTCGCACGCGTGTCGGCGCGCTCATCCGCGCCGGCGTGCAGGACGCCCCGATGCTCGCAGCGCTCGGCGTCGACATCGACCGGCTCTTCGCGGTGACGTTCGCGATCGGCGCAGCGCTCGCCGGCCTCGCCGGCGTCATCGCCGCGCCCGTATTTGGCATCTACCCGGGCATGGACGTCGACTACCTCATCTACTCGCTCGTCGTGGTCGTCGTCGGAGGACTCGGAACGCTGTCCGGCGCCGTCGCCGGCAGCGCGCTCATCGGACCGGCGGACACGTTCGGCAAAGTGCTCGTCCCGCAGTTCGCGCTCGCGCTGATCTTCGCGATCATGGCGCTCGTCCTCCTGCTGCGCCCGACCGGTCTGCTCGGGCGTATCCGGATCGCGCGTTGA